One window of the Eucalyptus grandis isolate ANBG69807.140 chromosome 8, ASM1654582v1, whole genome shotgun sequence genome contains the following:
- the LOC104416031 gene encoding gibberellin 20 oxidase 2 — protein sequence MSFLLDTRTSPSTHVLCPAMELKDGKETLVFDSSLLQKQPNLPKEFIWPHKDLVRTQEDLKEPLIDLSGFLKGNEEATSRAAELIRTACTNHGFFQVINHGVDPGLISAAHNEIDSIFKLPISKKLGMKRRPGGVFGYAGAHADRYSSKLPWKETFSFEFRKNESSELLVVDYFKSVLGDDFEHTGWVYQKYCEAMKELALVIMELLAISLGIDRMHYRDFFEDGSSIMRCNSYPPCLNHGLAMGTGPHTDPTSLTILHQDQVGGLQVFASNKWQAITPRQDALVINIGDTFMALTNGMYKSCLHRAVVNRERERKSLVFFVCPREDRIVRPPPDLLGTDKEVPRNYPDFTWSDLFEFTQTHYRSDVATFQNFIHWFLSPKA from the exons ATGTCTTTCTTATTGGACACAAGAACTTCCCCATCAACCCATGTTTTATGTCCTGCAATGGAGCTAAAGGATGGGAAGGAGACCCTCGTATTTGATTCCTCCTTGCTTCAAAAGCAACCAAACTTGCCAAAAGAGTTCATTTGGCCACACAAAGACCTTGTTCGCACCCAAGAAGACCTCAAAGAGCCACTCATAGACTTGTCAGGCTTCCTAAAAGGCAATGAAGAAGCAACTTCCCGAGCAGCTGAGCTCATCAGGACTGCCTGCACCAACCATGGCTTTTTCCAGGTCATCAACCATGGAGTCGACCCAGGCCTCATAAGCGCCGCCCACAATGAGATTGACTCGATTTTCAAGCTCCCCATAAGCAAGAAGCTCGGCATGAAGAGGAGGCCCGGTGGAGTGTTTGGTTACGCCGGTGCTCATGCGGATCGGTACTCATCCAAGTTGCCATGGAAGGAgactttctcttttgagtttcGCAAGAACGAGAGCTCTGAGCTTTTGGTGGTTGATTACTTCAAATCTGTCTTGGGCGATGATTTTGAACATACAGG ATGGGTGTACCAGAAGTATTGTGAAGCGATGAAGGAGCTAGCACTGGTGATCATGGAGTTACTGGCGATAAGCTTGGGGATCGACCGCATGCACTACAGGGACTTCTTCGAGGACGGGAGCTCAATAATGAGGTGCAATTCGTACCCGCCGTGCCTGAACCACGGGCTCGCGATGGGCACGGGTCCTCACACCGACCCGACATCCTTGACCATCCTCCACCAGGACCAAGTCGGTGGCCTCCAAGTCTTTGCCAGCAACAAGTGGCAAGCCATCACGCCTCGTCAAGACGCACTCGTCATCAACATTGGAGACACTTTCATG GCATTAACGAATGGGATGTACAAGAGCTGCTTGCACAGGGCGGTGGTGAacagggagagggagaggaagtcACTGGTGTTCTTCGTGTGCCCGAGAGAGGACCGGATTGTGAGACCCCCACCAGATCTTCTTGGGACCGACAAGGAAGTGCCAAGGAATTACCCGGACTTCACATGGTCCGACCTCTTTGAGTTCACGCAGACCCACTATCGCAGTGACGTCGCTACCTTCCAAAACTTCATCCACTGGTTCCTATCTCCCAAAGCCTAA